The DNA segment GGGGTAATTCAGGCGGTTGACGCGCTGGATGTAATAATGGTTGGTCAGGCCCACGTCGATCTCGCCGGAGCGCATGGCTTCCAGCATGCCCACGTTGCTGGTCTTGTAATCTTTGGGTTGCAGCGCCTTCATGCCTTCCAGCCACTGCTTGGTGGTGGCCTCGCCGTGCTGGGCGATCATGCCCGCCAGGAAATCCTGGAAGCTGGGGTAGGAAACGGTCCAGCCGATGCGGCCCTTGAGCGCCGTCATCTTGGGCAGGTCCAGCACGCTGGCCGGAAGCTGCTCGGGCTTGATCTTGTCGGTGTTGTAGGCCAGTGTGCGAAACCGGACGGTGGTGGGCAGCCACGCGCGATCTGCGGGCAGGTAGTCCGGCGAGACGTTGCGCGTCAATGAAGTGCCCAGCTTGACGAATTTGCCCTCGGACGCCAGTTCGCCCAGCGCGCCCACCGAGTTGCCCCAGAACACGTCGGCGGGGCTGCGGCTGCCCTCTTCCCGCAGGGCGGCCACCAGTTGCGCGTCGTTGCCGTAGCGCACGTTGACCTTGATGCCGGTCTGCTTCTCGAACTGCTGCACGATGGGTTCCACGAAGGTCTTGCCACGCCCGGAATACAGCGTGATGGACGCGGCGGACTGGGCCAGGGTAGTCCCAGTGAGCAGCAGGGCGATGGTGGCGGTAAGTGCGTTTCTCATACTGCCAATCCTAAGTAAACCAGTCGGATTAATTAGGTATGAATGTCCCGACAGCAGCTTCGGGGCGCGTCTGGCATACCAAGCGCGTTTGATCAGGCTCACCGTCCGACGTTAAACTCTGGCTGCCCCGCATAGCCACGCCATGCAAGGGCAACAGCCAGCAGTATGGTTGACCCCAGTCTCAGCCAGACCAGCTCCCGGTCCCGCAAGCGCAGGAGATGGGGCACGGTGAGGCACAGGCCACTGCCGATGTACAGGGCAAACGCGCGCCAATTTATCCCACCCTGATCGCCATCAAGCTCGGTGCAGTGGGCGGGCGACGGAATCTAACGTTCTTCCAGTGCCAGTTCCACCAGTCGCGTGACCAGTTCGCTGTAGCCCAGGCCCGCCGCCTCGAACAGCTTGGGGTACATGCTGGTCTGGGTAAAGCCGGGCATGGTGTTGACCTCGTTCAGGACCAGTTCGCCGCTTTCTTCCAGGTAAAAGAAGTCCACGCGGGCCAGTCCGGCGCAGTCCAGCGCACGGAAGGCGGTCAGCGCCAGCTCCCTTACACGCCCGGCCACCTCGTCGGGAATGGGGGCAGGAATGTGGACCTCGGCGCGGCCCTCAGTGTATTTGGTCTCGTAATCGTAGAACTCGGCGGCAAAGCGCAACTCGCCCACCGGGCTGGCAATGGGAGAATCGTTGCCCAGTACGCCCACCTCCAGCTCACGCGGTCTGCTGGCGGTCATGGCCTCCAGAATCACGCGGCGGTCCAGGCTGAAGGCCAGGTCCAGGGCGGCGTCCAGGTCATCGGCCCCATGCACCTTGCTGATGCCCACACTAGACCCCAGGTTGGCGGGCTTGACGAACAGCGGAAAGCCCAGCTCGGCGGCCCGCGCCCGCACGCCGTCCGCGTCGCTGCCCCATTCGCGGCGCACGGCCAAGCGCCACGCCACCTGCGGAATCCCCGCCGAGGCCAGCACCTGCTTGGTCATCACCTTGTCCATGCTGACTGCCGAACCCAGCACGCCGCTGCCCACGAACGGAATGCCCGCCAGCGTCAGCAGGCCCTGCACCGTGCCGTCCTCGCCCATCGGCCCATGCAACAGCGGAAAGACAGCGTCATAGCCCTCGGCGCTGGCGACACGATGCAGCACCAGATCGCCGCCAGACTCCGCGCTGCCGTTCTCCAACGCCTGCCGGGTATCGGTGGGCGGCAGCCAGCGCCCCTGCTTGCTGATCGCCACAGGGGTCACATCAAATTGATCGCGTGGCAGGGCCGCCAGGACGCTGCGGGCGCTCATCAGGCTGACCTCGTGTTCCCCGGACTGGCCGCCCGCCAGCAGCAGAATGCGCTTCTTCATCGGGGCGCAGTATGTCATGGGCAGAGCGACTGGCCGGGCAGCGGGTTAGAGGAGGGCGAGACTTCGCCGTCTAGGGGTCTGAGGGCCAAAGGCCACACACCGCTTCCCACGTTTCCTACTCATCCAACGCCCGCGCCCCAATGCGCCCGCCAATATCCCGCCGCAGTTGCGCCCCCGCGAAGTCCACCCGGTCTGCCAGCGCGTAGGCCCGTGTCAGCGCCGTATTCAATGTCGGGGCGACGGCGGTGACGGCCAGTACGCGCCCGCCGCTGCTCTGGAGTTGGCCGCCGACTTCGCGGGTTCCGGCGTGAAAGATGATCTCGCCGTCTCCCCCATCCGGCAGACCCAGCGGCACACCGCGCACCGGATCGCCGGGATAGCCAGGAGCAGCGAGGATGATGACCGCACTAGATTCATCGCTGAACCTTATGCTCTCTGGGTCTAACTCGCCGCGCGCCGCATCCAGACAGTGCTGCGCGAGGTCACTTTGCAGCAGGGGCAACACCGCTTCGGCCTCGGGGTCACCAAAGCGGGCGTTGAATTCCACCACCTTCGGGCCGTCCGGCGTGAGCATCAGCCCGGCGTACAACACGCCCTGGAAGGGCATTCCCTCGGCGCGCATTCCGGCCAGGGTGGGGGCGATAACGCCCGTCTCGATGACCTCCAGATCAGTGGCTGAGAGCGGAAAGGGGCAAATCACGCCCATGCCGCCGGTCATCGGTCCCGTGTCGCCCGCGTAAATGGTCTTGTGGTCCTGACTGGGTGGGGTCAGGGCAAAGTGTTCGCCATCGGTCAGCGCCAGCACCGACACTTCCTGCCCGGTCATGAAGTCCTCGATGACCGCGCAGGCGTCCGGGGCGCTGAAAATCTCCTTCAGAGCCGCCCCCGCCTCATCCTGAGAGTGGGCAATCGTCACACCCTTCCCTGCCCGCAACGCCGCGTCCTTGATGACGGTGGGCATGGACTGACTGTCCATATACGCCAACGCCGCGTCCAGATCAGAGAAAGTGGCGTGCTGGGCGGTAGGAATCCCATGCCTGAGCATAAACGCCTTGCTCCAGCCCTTGTCGCCTTCCAGACGGCTGGCCGCCCGTGTGGGGCCAAAAGCGGGAACGCCGCGCGCCGTACAGGCATCCACCACTCCTGCCGCCAGATATCCCTCCGGACCGACGATCACCACATCCGCCGCCTCCCGGACCGCTAGTTCGGCCAGCGAATCAGCGTCCTGAGGGCTGTCCAGAATGCGGGCCAGCGTTGCGATACCGGGATTGCCCGGTGTACACAGCACCGTATGGCCCTGCCGCGCACAGGTATGGACGATGGCGTGTTCGCGCCCACCGCCACCAATAACAAGCACCTTCAAGACGGGCGCACTGCCTTCTTCTGCCAGTAGCGCATCAGCCCCTGCACGCTCATCCACGGCGGGCAGGCAAAGTCGTAGCGGGCGGGCAGGTCCTCGCCCTCGGCCAGCAACTCCTGCATCAGCACTCTCGTATAAGCCTTGGAAATGGCTTCAAACTCCTGACCCGCTTCCATTCCAGCGTGGATTCGTTCGGCGTCCAGCTCCATCTTTTCCAGCAGACCGTCCCAGTGGGCGGCCGTGTGGGCGTAGCTGCCGAAATGGGCCAGATGCAGGGTCTGGGCGTCCCGCTGACGCAACGTGGCGACGCTGTCCCGCCAGACCTCCAGATTGATGTCCGGTGGCGGCGTGGGCGCACGCGCGGTCTGGTGGGTGTCCAGCCGCACGCCGCCGACATCCCCGACAAAAAGATCGGGGCCGACGTGATAGGCCAGATGGTGAACCGCGTGGCCGGGCGTGTACAGGGCATCCACACTGACGTTCCCGATCTGGAACGTCTCGCCGCCCGCCAGCACGGTCATTTTCTCGGCGGGGATGGGCAGCATCTCGCCCCATAGACGGTCCATCGCGTCGCCATAAATCTGGGTGGCGCTGGCCACCAGCCGTTCCGGGCTGCCCAGATGCTTCGCGCCGCGCTCGTGGACGTACACGCGGGCCTCCGGAACCCGCGAGAGGACCGTTCCGGCGGCCCCGGCGTGGTCAAAGTGAATGTGCGTCAACAGCAGGTGGCGCACATCATCCAGACTCGCGCCCAGTGCCTCCAGCCCAGCACTCAGCGCGGGCAGGGTGCTGGTAGGCCCGGTATCCACCACCGCCAGCCCATCCCCGGTGTCCAGAATGTATGTAGCGATCACGCCGGGGGTGTCCTGAAAGTTCAGATCAACCAGATTGACGCCGTTCATGCTGCGCCCGAGACGCGTGCTACAGCCAGCAGGGCGGCGGCGGCGAACTGTACCAGGGCCACCGTCCGTAGCGCTCCCGCGTTCGGCGCACCCTTGAGCGGTCCCATGCTGAGCATCAGGATAAATGTCGCGCTGAGCAGGATGAACCCGCAAAAAAGCCAGAGAGCCATGCCCAACAGGATACGGGGTGGACAGGTGCAGTAGGAACAGACGACGGGGAAAAGCTGGCCTGCGCCTACCTTTCGCGCATGGTCAGCGCGATCAGGGCGTCCCAGTCGTCGGGCTGCTGCGTGTCGTCCAGCGCGGCGCGGTTGCGGCCTATAAAGGCGCACTTCGCGCACTGGTGAACGATGATCCAGCCCTTCTTGCCGCTCTGCTCCGCGCCCACCGGCACCAGCAGGCCGTGGCAGGTGCTGGCGCGGTCACCGGGCAGCACGTCCACATGCAGGCTGTACAGGCACGCGGGGCAGTGGTTGCGGACGCTGCCGTTGGTCAGCGGAAGAACTTCTGCGCCGCAGTGCTGGCAGGTAAAGGCGTTGTTGGTACCCTGCACAGTAAAACGGCGGCTGGCAGTATCGGTCACGCCTTGAGCCTCATGGCGCGCTGCCGCGCCTCCCAGCGAGAATCCAGAAACGCACGGATGACGGCGGTGCCCACCAGCGCCGTGCCCAGCAGCAAGAACACCAGCCCCGCGCCGCTGACGATCCAGCCCTGCCATGCCACCGACCCGGCCAGCATGCCCACCACAAAGATCACCAGGCCCGCCAGCATGCACATCCCCACGGTCAGACGCCACGCCCACACGCTGCCGCGCCAGACATTGAACAGCAGGGCGGCAGTGGCCACGGCATACAGCAGATCGCGCCCCCAGCCTTCCGTCTGCCCCTGCACCAGCCCAGCCACAAAGGGCGTCACCGACACCATGAAAATGCCGACCAGGACCGCCAGCGTGGGCGTGCGCCCGGCCTCGGCCTGCCGGGGATCAAAGGGAGAGGAGGCAGACATCAGGTCCCTATTTCAACACGTCCGGGGCGGGACAATTGGAGTGGGCGTTGCGTCGGTGCGAAGGTCAGGAGCCTTTTCGCCCACAGAACGTTCTCTGGCAGCCAAAGCTAAACCCTCAATAAACTTGACATGACCGCACTCAAGTTTCAGAATAGAGGCAGATTGAATGTCCTGTCCTACTTCTATTCCCCGGAGGTTTCCGCTTGAATCCAGAACGCTTTACCGAGGCGAGTGCCACCGCCATCAACGCTGCCCAGCAACTCGCACAGGGGAGTGGGCATCAGACCTTGACCGTGGCCCATGTGCTGCGAACGTTAACTGACAACGACACCGCCGCCCGCACCATCACCGCCGCCGGGGGCAATCTTCAACACCTCCGCACCGCGCTGGACGCAGAGCTGAACAAGCTGCCGCGCGTGCAGGGCGGCAGCGAGCAGCTTTACCTCGATCCGGCACTGAACCGTGCGTTTGCAAAAGCAGACACCACCGCGGAGCAGTTCGGAGATAGTTTCGTGGCCGCCGACACACTACTGCTGGCCCTGCGTGGCGAGTCAAAACTGAAAGAGCTGCCCAAAGAAGCTGAACTCAACCGCGCCATTTCGGGGGCGCGTAAAGGAAAAACCGTGACCAACAAATCCAGTGAAAGCCAGTTCGACGCGCTGAGCAAATACGGCACCGATCTGACCCAGCGCGCGCGCGACGGCAAATTCGATCCCGTGATTGGCCGCGACGAGGAAATCCGCCGCGCCATGCAAATTCTGCTGAGACGCACCAAGAACAACCCGGTGCTGATCGGCGAACCGGGCGTGGGCAAGACCGCCATCGCCGAGGGTCTGGCCATCCGCGTGGTCAGCGGCGACGTGCCGGAGGGCCTGAAGAACAAGCGCATCGTCAGCCTGGAAATGGGCAGCCTGCTGGCCGGGGCCAAGTACCGGGGCGAGTTCGAGGAACGGCTGAAAGGCGTCATAGACGAGGTAGTGGCCTCTGCGGGCGAGATCATCCTGTTCGTGGACGAACTGCACACGATTGTCGGTGCAGGCAAGACCGAGGGCAGCCCGGACGCTGGCAACATGCTCAAGCCCGCGCTGGCACGCGGCGAACTGCACCTGATCGGCGCGACGACGCTGGACGAGTACCGCCAGATCGAGAAGGATTCGGCGCTGGAACGCCGGTTTCAGCCGGTGATGGTCAACGAGCCGAGCGTGGAAGACACCATCAGCATCCTGCGCGGCATCAAGGAGCGCTATCAGGTCCACCACAACGTGGAAATCACCGACCCGGCACTGGTGGCCGCCGCCACCCTCAGCGAGCGCTACATCACGGACCGGCAGTTGCCCGACAAGGCGATTGATCTGATCGACGAAGCGGCGGCCCGACTGCGGATGGCGCTGGAAAGCAGCCCGGAGCGCATCGATCAACTGTCGCGCCGCAAGCTGCAACTGGAAATCGAGCGCGAGGCCCTCAAGCGCGAGAAGGATCAGGACTCGCAGAACCGTCTGCTGGACATTGAGGACAGCCTCAAGGCGATTACCGACGAGTTGACCGAAGTGCGCGGGCGCTGGGAGGCCGAGCGCGGCGAGGTGGCCGCTCTGCGTGCAAAGCGCGAGACGCTGGACACCGTTCGCACAGACATCGAGCGGGCCAAGCGCGACTACGATCTGCAACGCGCCGCCGAGCTGGAATACGGCCAACTGCCGCAGCTTGAAAAGGATGTGCAGGATCTGGAAAAGAAGCTCAAGGGCGCGGAATTTGCCCACATGGAAGTGACCGAGGAGGACATCGCTGCCGTGGTCAGCCGCTGGACGGGCATTCCGGTGACCAAACTGCTGGAAGGCGAGCGCGAGAAGCTGCTGCATCTGGAAGACCAGCTCCACAACCGCGTGATCGGTCAGGACCGCGCCATTACCAGCGTGGCCGACACCATCCGCCGGGCGCGGGCGGGTCTGAACGACCCGAACCGTCCGCTGGGCAGCTTCATGTTCCTGGGGCCGACGGGGGTGGGCAAGACCGAGCTGGCCAAGGCGCTGGCCGAATACCTGTTCGACAGCCAGGACGCGATGGTGCGCCTGGACATGTCCGAGTACATGGAAAAGCACACGGTGGCACGCCTGATCGGTGCGCCTCCCGGCTATGTGGGTTACGAGGAGGGCGGTCAGCTCACCGAGGCCGTGCGCCGCCGCCCCTACAGCGTGCTGCTGCTCGACGAGATCGAGAAGGCGCACCCGGACGTGTTCAACGTGCTGCTGCAAGTGCTGGACGATGGCCGCCTGACCGACGGGCAGGGCCGCACGGTGGACTTCCGCAACACGCTGATCGTGCTGACCAGCAACGTGGGCAGCCCCCTGATCCTGGAAATGCAGGCCAACGGCGACGACGCCAGCGAGATCCGTGACGCCGTGCTGGGCGAGTTGCAGGCCCAGTTCCGCCCGGAGTTCCTGAACCGCGTGGACGACATCATCGTGTTCGACGCACTGACGCAGGCTGATCTGCACCGCATCGTGGACATCCAGTTGGGTGGGCTGCGGAAGCGTCTGGCCGAGCGCCGCGTGACCCTGCATGTGGACGACGCCGCCAAGGACAAGCTGGCGCAGATCGGTTATGACCCGGCCTTTGGCGCACGCCCCCTCAAGCGCGCCATCGCCCGCGAGATCGAAACGCCGCTGGCCCGCGAGATCCTGGGGGGCCACGTGCCGGACAACAGCGTGCTGAACGTGGAATACAGGGACGGACACTTCCAGTTCGGGACAGGCGTGCTGAACTGAGCGCATCCGGTCTTGGACGATAGGGCATCAGGCCATTCCTGAAATCGAGAAACCGCACTGGAGGACATTCCCCCAGGCGGCTTTTTGCTGTCTCTCCAGCTCACAGCAAACTGATGTCCAGCCGCTTTTCCAGCACCTGCCGGGCCAGTTGATGCAGGCTGCGCGGATCGTATTCGCCCAGCTCCAGCTTTTGCAGCAGCGCCACCGACAGCCCGGCCTCACGCGCCAGCTCTTCCTGCGAGAAGCCCAGGAGCTGCCGCCGAACGCGAACCACCAGTGCGCCGGGAAAGGGGGGCGAGGTCATACGCCATGATGCGCCGTCGCGGCCAGGAATGCGATACTCCCCGCATGGACGTTCTCGCGCTGTACCGACAGGCCGGGGCCTACCACGAGGGGCATTTTCTCCTTGCCAGTGGCCGCCACAGCCCCAAATTCCTGCAAAGCACCACCGTGCTGCAATACCCGCACCTGACCGAGCAGATCGCCGCCGCGCTGGCCGAAAAGCTGACCGATGCGGGCGTTCAGGCTGGACTGATCATCGGCCCGGCAATGGGTGGCGTGGTCCTGGCCTATGAGGTGGCCCGGCATTACGGCGGCGAGGACGTGCGCGCCATCTTTGCCGAGAAGGACGGGAAAGGCGGCATGAAAATCCGGGAGGCGTTCACGGTTGCGCCCGGCGAGCCGTTTATTGCCGTGGAAGACGTGCTGACCACCGGGGGCAGTGTGCTGAAAGCCGTGCGCGCCGCCGAGGCAGCCGGAGGCAGATGCGCCGCGATTGCCTGCATCGTGGACCGCCGCGCCGCCGAAGGACCGCTGGAAGGCTATCCGCTGGTCTCGCTGACCCGTCTGGTCTTCGACACCTACCCGCCGGACGAGGTGCCAGAGTGGCTGGCAAAGCTTCCGTTGCAGGAAATCTAGCGCTCCAAGTCGATCTGCACGCCGTCCGCCGTCTCATAACGCACGACGCCCAGGCCCGGCACAAAATACGTGGTCTGGGCGCTGATCTGCCCCCCCGCGTTGGTCTCGGTGCGGATACTGAAGGCGTTGTATTTGCGGCCCGCGCCGTTGATGGCCGCTATCCCCGTGACGGTGCTGACGGACTTCAGGCTGCCCTTGCCGCTGGACCAGCGCTGGCCCGGCGTCAGCGGCGCGGGCGGATAAACATTGAGCGGCGCGGCGTACCAGCCCAGCCGCCCGCCCGCGTTCACGCCGCGCAGCCACACGCTGCCGTCCGGGCGGTATTCCAGCAGGTCCTGGGTGAAGGTCTTGCCCCCGAACTGATGGCTGACCGGCACCACCCGCACGCCCCGGTAGGTGACGGCTGGCCCCACCACCTGCGTCTCGCCGTTGCTGTAGGTCCAGTGGGTGCCGGGCTTGCTGGGGTAATAATCGGGATAAGCCCGGCCCTGTGCGGCGGCCCAGGCCAGCGTGCCCAGCAGCGCGGCGGGCAGAAGGCGGAAGGCGAGATCTCTGGCAGGCATCTGAGGATCAGCTTAGAGCGCGGACCTTGACGGTGTTCTGACGCGGGCGGAAGCGAGCCGTCCGCCTCCACTGTCCTATTCCTGATCCAGTCCCAGTTCGGTGCTGCGGCGGGTGGCCTCGATCACCGCCTGCATCAGGCCGCCGCGCACGCCCGCCGCTTCCAGGGCGGCCAGTCCGGCAATGGTGGTGCCGCCGGGCGAGGCCACCTCGTCCTTGAGCATGCCGGGGTGGGCGCGGCGTTGCAGCAGTTCGCCGCTGGCCACCAGCAGTTTGGCCGCCAGTTCGTTGGCCAGCACGCGCGGCAGGCCCATGCGGACACCGCCGTCGGCCAGCGCCTCGGCCACCACGGCGGCGTAGGCGGGGCCAGAGGCACTCATGCCCGTAAAGGCGTTGAACAGGTGTTCGGGCAGATCGTAGGCGTCGCCCACCGCCCCGAACAGGTGGTGCGCGAAGGCCAGATCGCCCGCGTCGGCGGCCTCCTGCGGCCCGGTGATGGCGGTCTGCGACAGCCCGATGGTGGCCGCCAGATTGGGCATCACGCGCACCACCCGCTGCGTGCCCAGCCGCCGCGCCAGACTGGCCACGCTGACCCCCGCCATCGTGCTGATGTACCCGGCGTTCTCCTGCGCCAGCCACTCGCTGGTTTCGGGAAAGACGCGCGGTTGCAGGCTGACCAGAATGCGCTGGGCGTCCCGCAGGTCCGCGTGTTCGATCACCCGCGCCCCGGTGCGCGCGGCGATCTCATTCACACGCGCCATGTTGGCGTCGATCAGGCCAATTTGCGTGGGCGCGATTCCGCCGCGCGAGGTCACGCCTTCAAGCAGGGCCAGCCCCAGTTTTCCGACACCGACGATGGCAAGTTCCATGCGCGGCAGTATAGGGGGGAGGCTCAGGCGGGCAGACGGCGCTGTCTGGCGCGAGGGAGAGCCGCGTATTCTTTCAAGCGTTATGGGCTGCGATATACACGAACATTTTGAAGTTCGCCAGGACGGTGGCTGGACGCGGATTCAGGTGCTACCCCCGATAGACTGGGATACGGCAACGCCGGAAGAGGAAGAGGCTTACTGGAATCTGCCGCTCTTTCTCGGGCGCGATTACGAACTTTTCTCAGTGCTGGCGGGCGTGCGGAATCGGTTGGATATTCGGCCAATTGCCCCGCCACGCGGTGTACCGGAAGACGTAGGCGAGGCAGTGCGGGCAGCCTGGAATGCAGCCCGTCATTACCCAGATATTCATACCGCATCGTGGCTGTCGCTCCGAGAACTTTTGGACTTTGACTGGGATCAGTCTCTCATCCACCTCAGTTTGAGAGATAACGAGCCATCCAGATTACATTCACAGAATTTTTTGACCTACCGCGAGGCCGT comes from the Deinococcus sp. AJ005 genome and includes:
- a CDS encoding iron ABC transporter substrate-binding protein, coding for MRNALTATIALLLTGTTLAQSAASITLYSGRGKTFVEPIVQQFEKQTGIKVNVRYGNDAQLVAALREEGSRSPADVFWGNSVGALGELASEGKFVKLGTSLTRNVSPDYLPADRAWLPTTVRFRTLAYNTDKIKPEQLPASVLDLPKMTALKGRIGWTVSYPSFQDFLAGMIAQHGEATTKQWLEGMKALQPKDYKTSNVGMLEAMRSGEIDVGLTNHYYIQRVNRLNYPIDTYFFKNGDIGNLGNATGAGLLKTGKNTAAATRFLSYLVSKDAQTFFLSVNFEYPVIGNILQPTTMRPFEEVSKRGPKIDPAALPKNIEKAQKLLRDAGLL
- a CDS encoding D-alanine--D-alanine ligase family protein, which codes for MKKRILLLAGGQSGEHEVSLMSARSVLAALPRDQFDVTPVAISKQGRWLPPTDTRQALENGSAESGGDLVLHRVASAEGYDAVFPLLHGPMGEDGTVQGLLTLAGIPFVGSGVLGSAVSMDKVMTKQVLASAGIPQVAWRLAVRREWGSDADGVRARAAELGFPLFVKPANLGSSVGISKVHGADDLDAALDLAFSLDRRVILEAMTASRPRELEVGVLGNDSPIASPVGELRFAAEFYDYETKYTEGRAEVHIPAPIPDEVAGRVRELALTAFRALDCAGLARVDFFYLEESGELVLNEVNTMPGFTQTSMYPKLFEAAGLGYSELVTRLVELALEER
- the purD gene encoding phosphoribosylamine--glycine ligase translates to MKVLVIGGGGREHAIVHTCARQGHTVLCTPGNPGIATLARILDSPQDADSLAELAVREAADVVIVGPEGYLAAGVVDACTARGVPAFGPTRAASRLEGDKGWSKAFMLRHGIPTAQHATFSDLDAALAYMDSQSMPTVIKDAALRAGKGVTIAHSQDEAGAALKEIFSAPDACAVIEDFMTGQEVSVLALTDGEHFALTPPSQDHKTIYAGDTGPMTGGMGVICPFPLSATDLEVIETGVIAPTLAGMRAEGMPFQGVLYAGLMLTPDGPKVVEFNARFGDPEAEAVLPLLQSDLAQHCLDAARGELDPESIRFSDESSAVIILAAPGYPGDPVRGVPLGLPDGGDGEIIFHAGTREVGGQLQSSGGRVLAVTAVAPTLNTALTRAYALADRVDFAGAQLRRDIGGRIGARALDE
- a CDS encoding MBL fold metallo-hydrolase translates to MNGVNLVDLNFQDTPGVIATYILDTGDGLAVVDTGPTSTLPALSAGLEALGASLDDVRHLLLTHIHFDHAGAAGTVLSRVPEARVYVHERGAKHLGSPERLVASATQIYGDAMDRLWGEMLPIPAEKMTVLAGGETFQIGNVSVDALYTPGHAVHHLAYHVGPDLFVGDVGGVRLDTHQTARAPTPPPDINLEVWRDSVATLRQRDAQTLHLAHFGSYAHTAAHWDGLLEKMELDAERIHAGMEAGQEFEAISKAYTRVLMQELLAEGEDLPARYDFACPPWMSVQGLMRYWQKKAVRPS
- a CDS encoding RNHCP domain-containing protein, translating into MTDTASRRFTVQGTNNAFTCQHCGAEVLPLTNGSVRNHCPACLYSLHVDVLPGDRASTCHGLLVPVGAEQSGKKGWIIVHQCAKCAFIGRNRAALDDTQQPDDWDALIALTMRER
- the clpB gene encoding ATP-dependent chaperone ClpB; the encoded protein is MNPERFTEASATAINAAQQLAQGSGHQTLTVAHVLRTLTDNDTAARTITAAGGNLQHLRTALDAELNKLPRVQGGSEQLYLDPALNRAFAKADTTAEQFGDSFVAADTLLLALRGESKLKELPKEAELNRAISGARKGKTVTNKSSESQFDALSKYGTDLTQRARDGKFDPVIGRDEEIRRAMQILLRRTKNNPVLIGEPGVGKTAIAEGLAIRVVSGDVPEGLKNKRIVSLEMGSLLAGAKYRGEFEERLKGVIDEVVASAGEIILFVDELHTIVGAGKTEGSPDAGNMLKPALARGELHLIGATTLDEYRQIEKDSALERRFQPVMVNEPSVEDTISILRGIKERYQVHHNVEITDPALVAAATLSERYITDRQLPDKAIDLIDEAAARLRMALESSPERIDQLSRRKLQLEIEREALKREKDQDSQNRLLDIEDSLKAITDELTEVRGRWEAERGEVAALRAKRETLDTVRTDIERAKRDYDLQRAAELEYGQLPQLEKDVQDLEKKLKGAEFAHMEVTEEDIAAVVSRWTGIPVTKLLEGEREKLLHLEDQLHNRVIGQDRAITSVADTIRRARAGLNDPNRPLGSFMFLGPTGVGKTELAKALAEYLFDSQDAMVRLDMSEYMEKHTVARLIGAPPGYVGYEEGGQLTEAVRRRPYSVLLLDEIEKAHPDVFNVLLQVLDDGRLTDGQGRTVDFRNTLIVLTSNVGSPLILEMQANGDDASEIRDAVLGELQAQFRPEFLNRVDDIIVFDALTQADLHRIVDIQLGGLRKRLAERRVTLHVDDAAKDKLAQIGYDPAFGARPLKRAIAREIETPLAREILGGHVPDNSVLNVEYRDGHFQFGTGVLN
- a CDS encoding helix-turn-helix domain-containing protein, with amino-acid sequence MTSPPFPGALVVRVRRQLLGFSQEELAREAGLSVALLQKLELGEYDPRSLHQLARQVLEKRLDISLL
- the pyrE gene encoding orotate phosphoribosyltransferase translates to MDVLALYRQAGAYHEGHFLLASGRHSPKFLQSTTVLQYPHLTEQIAAALAEKLTDAGVQAGLIIGPAMGGVVLAYEVARHYGGEDVRAIFAEKDGKGGMKIREAFTVAPGEPFIAVEDVLTTGGSVLKAVRAAEAAGGRCAAIACIVDRRAAEGPLEGYPLVSLTRLVFDTYPPDEVPEWLAKLPLQEI
- the proC gene encoding pyrroline-5-carboxylate reductase, with the protein product MELAIVGVGKLGLALLEGVTSRGGIAPTQIGLIDANMARVNEIAARTGARVIEHADLRDAQRILVSLQPRVFPETSEWLAQENAGYISTMAGVSVASLARRLGTQRVVRVMPNLAATIGLSQTAITGPQEAADAGDLAFAHHLFGAVGDAYDLPEHLFNAFTGMSASGPAYAAVVAEALADGGVRMGLPRVLANELAAKLLVASGELLQRRAHPGMLKDEVASPGGTTIAGLAALEAAGVRGGLMQAVIEATRRSTELGLDQE